The proteins below are encoded in one region of Sphingobium yanoikuyae:
- a CDS encoding ABC transporter ATP-binding protein — translation MSQFRQISDFARFSLGGYGRQASVILLLILIGSILESCSLLAMIPLLKLIGTNHGAAQSSIQLPWIGSISLGWLLTAMLCLMVFQALVSRRRLLLMTRTMQQAVDDIRMRLFTAIGYGRWSLVANMRGSDLNHALSNDVDRIQVAVFSLMSFGQNIIWLTLYGLLSTLISWQMTLFAMTVGAATLFGLYPVRRKIARHAQSMSNSLQERQYVAFEFITGMKIAKAFNSEPYYLQRLDRLLETLRVGTVEFARLTSNSTALFQLASGAAAALFVYVAYAVIALPLPQLMTMLLLFMRLAPRFNALQSTLQQLLLCLPGYENVARLLRIFTAEQNRTEGPERGQMPLLTRHVRFDRVSITHQGAGTPTIANLDLELPAGKIIALVGPSGAGKSTIADMLMGLLDPSEGQILVDGVNLAQDDRQWRSQIAYMPQDVFLLHDSIATNLRIGKADASDEELWNALDAANARQFVGALPQGLDTVVGDRGSRLSGGERQRIALARALLRHPRLLILDEATSALDIDAQTKIETAIAGLRGHITILAIAHTASLVALADVIIHLDRGRVVQVRTNNAVKDEDVVAAAE, via the coding sequence GTGAGCCAGTTCCGTCAGATCAGCGATTTCGCGCGTTTTTCCCTCGGGGGATATGGCCGACAGGCGTCCGTCATCCTGTTGCTGATCCTGATCGGCAGCATTCTGGAAAGCTGCTCCCTGCTGGCGATGATCCCGTTGCTGAAACTGATCGGCACCAACCATGGTGCGGCCCAGAGCAGCATTCAACTGCCCTGGATTGGCAGCATATCGCTCGGCTGGTTGCTGACGGCAATGCTGTGCCTCATGGTGTTTCAGGCCTTGGTGTCGCGCCGCCGCCTCCTCCTCATGACCCGCACGATGCAGCAGGCGGTAGACGACATCCGCATGCGCCTGTTCACGGCCATCGGCTATGGTCGCTGGTCGCTGGTCGCGAACATGCGCGGGTCGGATCTCAACCATGCGCTCAGCAACGATGTCGATCGCATCCAGGTCGCAGTCTTCAGCCTCATGTCATTTGGCCAGAATATCATCTGGCTGACGCTCTATGGCCTGCTGTCCACGCTGATATCCTGGCAGATGACCTTGTTCGCCATGACCGTTGGCGCAGCGACCCTGTTCGGCCTGTACCCGGTGCGCCGGAAGATCGCCCGCCATGCGCAATCCATGTCGAATTCCCTGCAGGAACGGCAATATGTCGCGTTCGAATTCATCACCGGCATGAAGATCGCCAAGGCTTTCAACAGCGAACCCTATTATCTTCAACGCTTGGATCGGTTGCTGGAAACGCTGCGCGTCGGCACTGTCGAGTTCGCCCGGCTGACATCGAACAGCACCGCCCTGTTCCAGTTGGCAAGCGGTGCGGCCGCAGCCCTGTTCGTCTATGTGGCCTATGCCGTCATCGCGCTGCCGCTGCCGCAGTTGATGACGATGCTGCTGTTGTTCATGCGCCTCGCGCCGCGCTTCAACGCCCTGCAAAGCACGCTCCAGCAACTGCTCCTCTGCCTGCCAGGCTATGAGAATGTCGCCAGGCTGCTGCGCATCTTCACGGCAGAGCAGAACCGCACCGAAGGACCGGAGCGCGGGCAGATGCCCCTCCTGACCCGGCATGTCCGTTTCGACCGTGTATCCATCACCCATCAGGGCGCGGGCACGCCGACGATCGCGAACCTCGATCTGGAATTGCCCGCCGGCAAGATCATTGCCCTGGTCGGGCCTTCGGGTGCAGGCAAGAGCACCATAGCGGACATGCTGATGGGGCTGCTCGATCCCAGCGAAGGCCAGATTCTGGTCGACGGTGTCAACCTTGCCCAGGATGATCGGCAATGGCGGTCCCAGATCGCCTATATGCCCCAGGACGTCTTCCTGTTGCATGACAGCATCGCAACCAATTTGCGCATCGGCAAGGCGGATGCGAGCGATGAGGAGTTGTGGAACGCCCTCGACGCCGCCAATGCCCGGCAGTTCGTCGGTGCCCTGCCCCAGGGACTCGATACCGTGGTCGGCGATCGTGGCAGCCGTCTGTCCGGCGGGGAAAGGCAGCGCATCGCCCTCGCGCGCGCGTTGCTGCGCCATCCCAGGCTGCTGATCCTGGACGAGGCGACCAGCGCGCTCGATATCGACGCACAAACTAAGATCGAAACCGCGATTGCCGGTTTACGGGGCCATATCACCATATTGGCCATAGCCCATACGGCATCGCTCGTCGCACTTGCCGACGTCATCATTCATCTCGACCGGGGTCGGGTCGTGCAGGTCCGGACGAACAATGCGGTCAAGGACGAGGATGTCGTCGCCGCAGCGGAATAA
- a CDS encoding GNAT family N-acetyltransferase — MAAGEAGGMIRPVTPADHDAIWAMLEPVLRAGETLAVDRAISREDALALWLSPDRTVRVVEEDGALLGIFYVRANQAGGGRHVANAGYVTAGHATGRGVARRMCAASFDLARGLGFSAMQYNFVVSSNSRAVALWQAMGFAIVGRVPDAFAHPTLGLVDTFVMHRYL; from the coding sequence ATGGCAGCAGGCGAAGCAGGCGGAATGATCAGGCCGGTCACGCCGGCGGATCATGACGCGATCTGGGCCATGTTGGAGCCGGTGCTCCGCGCCGGCGAAACCCTGGCGGTCGATCGCGCGATCAGTCGCGAAGACGCCCTTGCCCTGTGGCTGTCGCCGGACCGCACCGTCCGCGTCGTCGAGGAGGATGGCGCCCTGCTCGGCATCTTCTACGTCCGGGCCAACCAGGCCGGCGGCGGCCGCCATGTCGCCAATGCCGGCTATGTCACGGCGGGCCACGCAACCGGGCGTGGCGTTGCCAGGCGCATGTGCGCCGCCTCCTTCGATCTGGCCCGCGGTCTGGGCTTCAGCGCCATGCAATATAATTTCGTGGTTTCCTCCAACAGCCGCGCAGTCGCGCTGTGGCAGGCAATGGGCTTTGCCATTGTCGGCCGCGTGCCAGATGCCTTTGCCCATCCAACGCTGGGGCTGGTCGACACATTTGTGATGCATCGTTACCTTTGA
- a CDS encoding 5'-methylthioadenosine/S-adenosylhomocysteine nucleosidase produces MKFLLALVGLLTASPALAQKLDERPRTAIMTAFPPEHAALVGRIEQPRTVRVNGVPVTLGQMAGKPVLLVESGVSMVNAAMTTQWLVDRFAVKRILFSGIAGGIDPSLHIGDVVVAADWGQFMESTIAREAPGGYAPIFRTPGNDLPNYGMIFPRDVEVGNEAEAKSWHRAFPADPALLTIARALSSSESLARCADAAAAKCLPHQPSLHVGGRGISGPAFMDNAAYRQYLFATFQAQVLDMESAAVAQVAYANRVPFLAFRSLSDLAGGDAEQNQMSVFMALASANSARVVQDFVARLPD; encoded by the coding sequence ATGAAGTTCCTCCTCGCCCTGGTCGGCCTGCTGACCGCATCCCCTGCCCTCGCCCAGAAGCTCGATGAGCGGCCCCGCACCGCGATCATGACCGCCTTCCCACCCGAACATGCCGCGCTCGTCGGCCGGATCGAGCAGCCGCGGACCGTCCGCGTCAACGGCGTGCCCGTGACGCTTGGCCAGATGGCCGGCAAGCCGGTGCTGCTGGTCGAAAGCGGCGTCAGCATGGTCAATGCCGCCATGACCACCCAGTGGCTGGTCGATCGCTTCGCGGTGAAGCGTATCCTCTTTTCCGGCATTGCCGGCGGCATCGATCCGTCGCTGCATATTGGCGATGTCGTGGTCGCGGCCGACTGGGGCCAGTTCATGGAAAGCACGATCGCGCGCGAGGCGCCGGGCGGCTACGCCCCGATCTTCCGCACGCCGGGCAACGACCTGCCCAATTATGGCATGATCTTCCCGCGCGATGTCGAGGTCGGCAATGAGGCCGAAGCCAAGAGCTGGCACCGCGCCTTCCCGGCCGATCCCGCCCTACTTACCATCGCCCGCGCCCTCTCATCCTCGGAAAGCCTGGCCCGCTGCGCCGACGCGGCCGCCGCCAAATGCCTGCCGCACCAGCCCAGCCTGCATGTCGGCGGGCGCGGCATCAGCGGCCCGGCCTTCATGGACAATGCCGCCTATCGCCAATATCTGTTCGCGACCTTCCAGGCGCAGGTGCTGGACATGGAAAGCGCGGCGGTGGCACAGGTCGCCTATGCCAATCGCGTGCCCTTCCTGGCCTTCCGCAGCCTCTCGGATCTCGCCGGTGGCGACGCCGAGCAGAACCAGATGAGCGTCTTCATGGCGCTCGCCTCGGCCAATTCGGCCCGCGTCGTACAGGATTTCGTGGCGCGACTGCCTGATTAA
- a CDS encoding sigma-54-dependent transcriptional regulator, which produces MALDILIVDDEEDIRDLVAGVLEDEGFTTRTAANSDSAIEALDSRRPSLVLLDVWLQGSKLDGLELLDEIKRRDATVPVLMISGHGNIDTAVAAIRKGAADFIEKPFEADRLLHLVARATETERLRRENQTLRARFGQDDELTGTSASINGVRATIKKVAGTGSRVLISGPAGVGKEVAARMLHSWSGRADAPFIIVAAARMDPDRVEEELFGVEDPSGLVRPGYLEQAHGGTLYLDEIADMPVTTQGKILRVLTDQSFTRVGGQRQVKVDVRVISSTARNLTAEIEERRFREDLFYRLNVVPLQIPSLSERRDDIPPLVEHYLARFAADRRVNPPEIASDAMAALQANEWPGNVRQLRNVIERTMILAPGDRIGRIELDMLPAELTSGGGGGDGIGQSAIMGAPLREARESFEREYLRIQIRRFSGNISRTATFIGMERSALHRKLKLLGITDGKDG; this is translated from the coding sequence ATGGCGCTTGATATTCTGATAGTCGACGACGAAGAGGACATTCGCGATCTGGTTGCGGGTGTGCTGGAAGATGAGGGTTTTACCACCCGCACCGCCGCCAATAGCGACAGCGCGATCGAAGCGCTGGACAGCCGGCGCCCCTCGCTGGTGCTGCTCGATGTCTGGCTGCAGGGCTCGAAGCTCGACGGGCTGGAACTGCTAGACGAGATCAAGCGGCGCGACGCGACCGTCCCGGTGCTGATGATTTCCGGTCATGGCAATATCGACACGGCGGTAGCGGCGATCCGCAAGGGTGCGGCCGATTTCATCGAGAAGCCGTTCGAGGCGGATCGGCTGCTCCATCTGGTGGCGCGCGCCACCGAGACCGAGCGGCTGCGGCGCGAGAACCAGACGCTGCGCGCGCGCTTTGGCCAGGATGATGAGCTGACCGGCACGTCGGCATCGATCAACGGCGTGCGGGCGACGATCAAGAAGGTTGCGGGCACCGGTAGCCGAGTGCTGATTTCCGGCCCGGCCGGCGTCGGCAAGGAAGTCGCTGCCCGTATGCTGCACAGCTGGAGCGGTCGCGCCGACGCGCCCTTCATCATCGTCGCCGCGGCGCGGATGGACCCGGATCGGGTCGAGGAAGAACTGTTCGGCGTCGAGGATCCCAGCGGGCTGGTGCGTCCGGGCTATCTGGAACAGGCGCATGGCGGCACGCTGTATCTGGACGAGATCGCCGACATGCCCGTCACCACCCAGGGCAAGATATTGCGCGTGCTGACCGACCAGAGCTTCACCCGCGTCGGCGGGCAGCGGCAGGTGAAGGTGGACGTGCGCGTCATTTCCTCGACCGCGCGCAACCTGACGGCGGAGATCGAGGAGCGGCGCTTCCGCGAGGATCTCTTCTATCGGCTCAATGTGGTGCCGTTGCAGATTCCGTCGCTGTCCGAGCGTCGCGATGATATTCCGCCGCTGGTCGAACATTATCTGGCGCGCTTCGCCGCCGATCGTCGGGTCAATCCGCCCGAGATCGCCAGCGATGCCATGGCGGCGCTGCAGGCCAATGAGTGGCCGGGCAATGTCCGTCAGTTGCGCAACGTGATCGAACGGACGATGATCCTGGCGCCGGGCGACCGGATCGGGCGGATTGAACTGGACATGTTGCCGGCTGAACTGACGAGCGGCGGCGGCGGCGGCGACGGCATTGGCCAGTCGGCGATCATGGGCGCGCCGCTGCGCGAGGCGCGCGAAAGTTTCGAGCGGGAATATCTGCGCATCCAGATCCGGCGGTTTTCGGGCAATATCTCGCGCACCGCGACCTTCATCGGCATGGAGCGGTCTGCGCTGCACCGCAAACTGAAATTGCTGGGCATTACCGACGGAAAGGACGGCTGA
- a CDS encoding asparagine synthase-related protein, with translation MNAFAGLFHRDGRPARHWPGEGIASLVSRGVRCAIDSGPTILAGAGMEALDHEKRRPDLIVAADVRLDNRAEIEARLGLPPRPALPEASLIAALYERYGTDCASMLLGDFAFVLWDEATQTLFGARDHFGVRPFYYHASPRLFMAATTIGALLGSEISSAIDEVGAADFVAGIVGDAQTTLYREIRRLPPGHVIQVTRDELTISRYWHLEASQPPKDEETAEQFRHLFEQAVSCRISEQAGVMLSGGLDSSSIAMMASRLRAAAAGPPVPSLSMTFDTSPNWTDGPHIEAILQAGRFAPHFLPTEHQDPLQELDMILTEQDGPCLAYNLGSSRRLYHRARQLGLPRLLDGHGGDEVVSHGFGRLNELAMERRWATLLREAHGLAHILRCSTWQAASPHFDHIATIRRFRQNWRRIVHHAHPPRTSPNFTTALVAPDLVRRTDIALRRAATMPSRSAYQTEQQRHLSTLTSPQQPYAFEVLDRSAAAAGVRLCFPFYDRRLVEFCVSLPAHAKLDNGYPRASLRNAMAGLLPEQVRLRRDKFNFAGQLGTGMARHRASLLTMLDAQADMLAPFVDIDVARAAITQFDQSMANDAAPLFAAYRVASLGRWLARRSRPVAPRAKFHIVHAGG, from the coding sequence ATGAATGCTTTTGCCGGCCTGTTCCACCGCGATGGCCGGCCGGCACGGCATTGGCCCGGTGAAGGCATCGCCTCCCTGGTATCACGCGGGGTTCGTTGCGCGATCGATAGCGGCCCGACGATTCTTGCCGGGGCTGGCATGGAGGCGTTGGACCATGAGAAGCGGCGTCCGGACCTCATTGTGGCCGCCGACGTCCGGCTCGACAATCGCGCAGAAATCGAGGCACGGCTCGGCCTTCCTCCCCGCCCCGCCCTCCCTGAAGCCAGCCTGATAGCCGCACTGTACGAGCGCTATGGCACAGACTGCGCCTCCATGTTGCTGGGCGACTTCGCCTTTGTGCTCTGGGACGAAGCGACACAGACATTATTTGGCGCCCGTGACCATTTCGGCGTCCGCCCGTTCTACTATCATGCTTCGCCCAGGCTGTTCATGGCAGCGACAACGATTGGCGCGCTGCTCGGTTCGGAGATTTCATCCGCCATCGACGAAGTTGGTGCAGCAGATTTTGTCGCCGGCATAGTCGGCGATGCCCAGACGACGCTATATCGCGAAATCCGGCGTCTGCCGCCAGGGCACGTCATTCAGGTCACGCGCGACGAACTCACCATCAGCCGTTACTGGCATCTGGAGGCATCGCAGCCGCCCAAGGATGAGGAAACCGCCGAGCAGTTTCGGCATTTGTTCGAACAGGCGGTCTCTTGTCGGATCAGCGAACAAGCCGGCGTGATGCTCAGCGGAGGGCTGGACTCCTCGTCCATCGCCATGATGGCATCGCGCTTGCGGGCGGCGGCGGCGGGACCGCCCGTGCCAAGCCTGTCCATGACATTCGACACAAGTCCCAACTGGACGGATGGCCCGCACATAGAAGCCATTCTGCAAGCAGGGCGTTTTGCCCCCCATTTCCTGCCCACCGAGCATCAGGATCCGCTGCAGGAACTGGACATGATCCTGACTGAACAGGACGGCCCCTGCCTCGCCTACAATCTGGGCAGTTCACGACGCCTCTATCATAGGGCCCGGCAACTGGGGCTTCCCCGCCTTCTGGACGGACATGGCGGCGATGAAGTCGTTTCCCACGGGTTTGGGCGGCTGAACGAACTGGCCATGGAACGACGCTGGGCCACCTTGTTGCGCGAAGCACATGGCTTGGCCCATATTCTCCGCTGTTCGACCTGGCAGGCAGCGTCCCCCCATTTCGATCATATCGCGACGATACGGCGATTCCGGCAGAATTGGCGGCGCATCGTCCACCATGCACATCCGCCCCGCACCTCACCGAACTTCACGACCGCGCTCGTCGCACCGGACCTCGTCCGTCGTACAGACATAGCTTTGCGCCGGGCAGCGACAATGCCCAGCCGCTCGGCCTATCAGACCGAGCAGCAGCGCCACCTGTCGACCCTGACATCGCCACAACAACCCTATGCGTTTGAAGTGCTGGATCGTTCGGCGGCTGCAGCCGGAGTGCGCCTGTGCTTCCCATTCTATGATCGCCGTCTCGTCGAATTCTGCGTATCGCTCCCGGCCCACGCCAAGCTCGACAATGGCTATCCGCGCGCATCCCTGCGGAACGCCATGGCAGGCCTGTTGCCAGAGCAGGTCCGGCTGCGGCGCGACAAGTTCAACTTTGCCGGCCAGTTGGGAACAGGCATGGCGCGTCACCGGGCATCCTTGCTGACGATGCTGGATGCGCAGGCTGACATGTTGGCGCCATTTGTCGACATTGATGTCGCCCGCGCGGCCATCACGCAGTTCGATCAGTCCATGGCCAATGATGCCGCCCCCTTATTCGCTGCCTACCGGGTCGCAAGCCTGGGCCGCTGGCTTGCAAGACGATCCCGGCCCGTCGCTCCGAGGGCTAAATTTCACATCGTACATGCAGGAGGATGA
- the hfq gene encoding RNA chaperone Hfq: MADKVNNLQDIFLNSLRKSKTPVTMFLVKGVKLQGIITWFDNFSVLLRRDGQSQLVYKHAISTVMPAQTMDLTDLRKASDGNGKPRLLQEIFLSAVRKSGSPVTMFLVNGVMLQGEIAAFDLFCMLLERDGMVQLVYKHAISTVQPLHSLDLSGENEQDD, encoded by the coding sequence ATGGCCGACAAAGTGAACAACCTTCAGGATATTTTCCTCAACAGCCTGCGCAAGTCGAAGACCCCGGTGACCATGTTCCTGGTCAAGGGCGTGAAGCTGCAGGGCATCATCACCTGGTTCGACAATTTTTCCGTGCTGCTGCGCCGGGATGGTCAATCGCAGCTGGTCTACAAGCATGCCATTTCGACGGTCATGCCGGCCCAGACGATGGACCTGACCGATCTGCGCAAGGCCAGTGACGGCAATGGCAAGCCGCGCCTGCTGCAGGAGATCTTCCTGAGCGCCGTGCGCAAGTCGGGCAGCCCGGTGACCATGTTCCTGGTCAACGGCGTGATGCTCCAGGGCGAGATCGCCGCCTTCGACCTGTTCTGCATGCTGCTTGAACGCGACGGCATGGTGCAGCTGGTTTACAAGCACGCCATTTCGACCGTGCAACCGCTCCATTCGCTCGACCTGTCGGGTGAGAACGAGCAGGACGACTGA
- the hflX gene encoding GTPase HflX, whose product MAIFNRDSEDEVARGARAVVVHAETHGGDRRDSDARLEEARGLALAIGIDVRAAQSFRVRDRKPATLFGSGQVDQIATLVNQEEAELVIVDNALTPVQQSNLEKGTGAKVIDRTGLILEIFGERAATNEGRLQVELAHLDYQAGRLVRSWTHLERQRGGFGFLGGPGETQIEADRRMIRDRMAKIRRELDQVTKTRGLHRARRQRAPWPVIALVGYTNAGKSTLFNRLTGAEVMAEDLLFATLDPTMRQIVLPGLDKAILSDTVGFVSDLPTQLIAAFRATLEEVLSADIIVHVRDIAHPDTEAQRDDVLDVLSELGVAGEGALERGDGEADPPPIIEAWNKLDLLDTESAAQAREIAARHDDVVIISALTGEGVEGLQRAISSRLTRGARVHSLRLPISDGAALAWLHEHGEVLATRPSEAEMQVDVRLSDSGLARFLKRDR is encoded by the coding sequence ATGGCCATATTCAATCGCGACTCCGAGGACGAAGTGGCGCGCGGTGCGCGTGCCGTCGTCGTGCATGCCGAAACCCATGGCGGCGACCGCCGCGACAGCGACGCCCGGCTGGAGGAAGCCCGAGGCCTCGCCCTGGCGATCGGCATCGATGTGCGCGCCGCCCAGAGCTTCCGCGTCCGTGACCGCAAGCCCGCCACGCTATTCGGTAGCGGCCAGGTCGACCAGATCGCCACGCTGGTGAACCAGGAAGAGGCGGAACTGGTCATCGTCGACAATGCGCTGACCCCGGTGCAGCAGAGCAATCTGGAAAAGGGAACCGGTGCCAAGGTGATCGACCGGACCGGGCTGATCCTGGAAATTTTCGGCGAGCGCGCGGCCACCAATGAAGGGCGTCTGCAGGTCGAACTCGCCCATCTCGATTACCAGGCCGGGCGTCTGGTGCGCAGCTGGACCCATCTTGAGCGCCAGCGCGGCGGCTTCGGCTTCCTGGGTGGTCCGGGCGAAACCCAGATCGAGGCGGACCGGCGCATGATCCGCGACCGCATGGCCAAGATCCGGCGCGAACTGGATCAGGTGACCAAGACACGCGGCCTGCATCGCGCCCGGCGCCAGCGTGCGCCCTGGCCGGTGATCGCGCTGGTGGGATATACCAATGCCGGCAAATCGACCCTGTTCAACCGCCTGACCGGCGCCGAAGTGATGGCCGAAGATCTGCTGTTCGCCACGCTCGATCCGACGATGCGGCAGATCGTGCTACCGGGGCTCGACAAGGCGATCCTGTCCGACACGGTGGGCTTCGTCTCCGACCTTCCGACCCAGTTGATCGCGGCCTTCCGTGCGACGCTGGAGGAAGTGCTGTCGGCCGATATCATCGTCCATGTCCGCGACATCGCCCATCCCGATACCGAAGCGCAGCGCGACGACGTGCTCGATGTGCTGAGCGAACTGGGCGTGGCCGGCGAAGGCGCCTTGGAGCGTGGCGATGGCGAGGCTGATCCGCCGCCGATCATCGAGGCGTGGAACAAGCTGGACCTGCTCGACACAGAGAGTGCCGCGCAGGCGCGCGAGATTGCGGCGCGGCATGATGATGTCGTTATCATCTCTGCCTTGACCGGCGAAGGTGTCGAGGGGCTGCAGCGGGCTATCAGCAGCCGGCTGACCCGTGGCGCAAGGGTTCACAGCCTACGCCTGCCGATCAGCGATGGTGCGGCCCTTGCCTGGCTGCACGAGCATGGCGAGGTGCTGGCGACTCGGCCGAGCGAAGCGGAGATGCAGGTGGATGTCCGCCTGTCCGACTCCGGCCTCGCCCGCTTCCTCAAGCGCGACCGTTAA
- a CDS encoding NCS2 family permease has protein sequence MTAPLSSWLDSRFQIAARGSNVRTEIVAGITTFLTMAYIVLVNPAILSEAGMPLVGVAAATCFAAAFASILMGMVANVPLALAPGMGLNAYFTYSVVLGLGIPWPVALGCVFLSGVAFLALTLAGIRQMILAAIPPHLLAAVAGGIGLFIAFIGLRNAGIVVSNSATSVALGDLRSAPVLLTLFGLTLIAGLSIRQVRGAILIGIVATTLLGWLVGALHFTPTPYDVSALGSTAFHLDLGAVFAGSHGIGVLEIIFVFLFVDLFDNLGTLMAVTKRAGLARPDGSVPNLNRILIADAAATMVGATAGTSTVTSYVESAAGVAAGGRTGLTAIVTGLLFLITIFAAPYAGLVPLYATAPALILVGSLMMAPLVEVSWEEPFEAVPAFLTLALIPLTFSIANGIAFGIVAHAILKLLRGKMSRADWLLFLLAILIVIRFAWVAAA, from the coding sequence ATGACGGCTCCCCTGTCGTCCTGGCTCGACAGCCGTTTCCAGATAGCCGCGCGCGGCAGCAATGTGCGCACGGAAATCGTCGCCGGCATCACCACCTTCCTCACCATGGCCTATATCGTGCTGGTCAACCCGGCGATCCTGAGCGAGGCCGGCATGCCGCTGGTCGGCGTCGCCGCCGCGACCTGTTTCGCCGCCGCCTTCGCCAGCATCCTGATGGGGATGGTCGCGAACGTGCCCCTGGCACTGGCACCGGGCATGGGGCTCAATGCCTATTTCACCTATTCGGTCGTGCTGGGCTTGGGCATTCCCTGGCCGGTCGCGCTGGGCTGCGTCTTCCTCTCGGGCGTCGCCTTTCTGGCGCTGACCCTGGCGGGCATCCGCCAGATGATCCTGGCCGCCATCCCGCCCCATCTGCTGGCGGCGGTTGCCGGGGGCATCGGCCTGTTCATCGCCTTCATCGGCCTGCGCAATGCCGGTATCGTCGTTTCCAACAGCGCCACCTCGGTGGCGCTTGGCGACCTTCGCTCCGCGCCGGTGCTGCTCACCCTGTTCGGCCTGACGCTGATCGCAGGCCTGTCGATCCGCCAGGTCCGGGGCGCGATCCTGATCGGCATCGTTGCCACCACCCTGCTCGGCTGGCTGGTTGGCGCGCTGCATTTCACGCCGACGCCCTATGATGTATCGGCGCTGGGCAGCACGGCCTTCCATCTCGATCTTGGTGCAGTCTTCGCCGGCAGCCATGGCATCGGCGTGCTGGAAATCATCTTCGTCTTCCTGTTCGTCGACCTGTTCGACAATCTCGGCACGCTGATGGCGGTGACCAAGCGCGCCGGCCTCGCTCGCCCCGATGGTAGCGTGCCCAATCTCAACCGCATCCTGATCGCCGACGCGGCCGCCACCATGGTCGGCGCGACGGCGGGCACCAGCACCGTCACCTCCTATGTCGAAAGCGCAGCCGGCGTCGCAGCCGGCGGTCGTACAGGCCTTACCGCCATCGTCACCGGCCTCCTCTTCCTCATCACCATCTTCGCTGCGCCCTATGCCGGCCTGGTGCCGCTCTATGCGACGGCGCCAGCGCTGATCCTGGTCGGCAGCCTGATGATGGCGCCGCTGGTCGAGGTCAGTTGGGAAGAACCGTTCGAGGCTGTTCCCGCCTTCCTCACCCTTGCCCTCATCCCCCTCACCTTCTCGATCGCCAACGGCATCGCCTTCGGCATTGTCGCTCATGCGATCCTGAAGCTGCTGCGCGGCAAGATGAGCCGCGCCGACTGGCTGCTATTTCTCCTCGCCATATTGATCGTCATCCGCTTTGCCTGGGTTGCCGCCGCATGA
- the mazG gene encoding nucleoside triphosphate pyrophosphohydrolase: protein MSKASPADIMPIADVMARLRDPDTGCPWDVEQDFASIAPYTIEEAYEVADAIERNDMADLRDELGDLLLQVVFHSRIAEQAGHFRLQDVIDSIAAKMIRRHPHVFGEGARREDGHAQWESIKAAERADKIPDPSAMAGVAQALPALLRAEKLQKRAARTGFDWPDAQGAIAKIHEELDEVASATSHAHREEEVGDLLFAVVNLARHLKIDPEVALRGGNAKFDRRFRQMEAIAGDAFVGLSLEEKEALWQQAKQAE, encoded by the coding sequence ATGTCCAAAGCCAGTCCCGCCGATATCATGCCGATCGCCGATGTCATGGCGCGGCTGCGCGATCCGGACACCGGTTGCCCCTGGGACGTCGAGCAGGATTTCGCCAGCATCGCCCCCTATACGATCGAGGAAGCCTATGAAGTGGCCGATGCGATCGAGCGCAATGACATGGCCGACCTGCGCGATGAACTGGGCGACTTGCTGCTGCAGGTCGTCTTCCACAGCCGCATCGCCGAACAGGCCGGCCATTTCCGCTTGCAGGATGTGATCGACAGTATCGCGGCGAAGATGATCCGGCGTCATCCCCATGTCTTTGGCGAAGGCGCCCGGCGCGAGGATGGCCATGCCCAATGGGAAAGCATCAAGGCGGCCGAACGCGCCGACAAGATCCCCGACCCGAGCGCCATGGCCGGCGTGGCACAGGCGCTTCCGGCGCTGCTGCGCGCCGAAAAGCTGCAGAAGCGGGCCGCCCGCACCGGCTTCGACTGGCCCGACGCCCAGGGCGCGATCGCGAAGATCCATGAGGAACTGGACGAGGTCGCCAGCGCGACCAGCCATGCCCATCGGGAGGAAGAGGTCGGCGACCTCCTCTTTGCCGTCGTGAACCTCGCACGCCATCTCAAGATTGACCCCGAAGTCGCCTTGCGTGGCGGAAATGCCAAGTTCGATCGTCGTTTCCGTCAGATGGAGGCGATTGCCGGCGACGCGTTCGTGGGCCTGTCGCTCGAAGAGAAGGAAGCGCTATGGCAGCAGGCGAAGCAGGCGGAATGA